The following are from one region of the Halarcobacter sp. genome:
- a CDS encoding ethanolamine ammonia-lyase subunit EutB, which produces MSNYKYTLGNRTYTFKNLADLMAKATPKRSGDLLAGVSALSSQERVIAQMRLAEVPLKTFLTEALIPYEKDEITRLIIDEHDEKAFEPISHLTVGDFRNWLLSDETTEEVINSIRAGITPEIVAAVSKIMRNQDLILVAKKSPVVTSFRNTIGLENQLSTRLQPNHPTDDVRGIAASILDGLLYGNGDAVIGINPATDNVEQTIKLLKLMDDVIQKYEIPTQSCVLTHVTNTIEAIEKKAPVDLVFQSIGGTEATNSSFGVNLSILKEAHEAALSLNRGTVGNNVMYFETGQGSSLSANANFGLDQQTCEVRAYAVAKKFKPLLVNTVVGFIGPEYLFDGKEITRAGLEDHFCGKLLGVPMGCDICYTNHADADQNDMDNLLTLLSVAGCNFIMGIPGSDDIMLNYQTTSFHDALYARKVLGLKPAPEFTAWLEKMEIFKNMDNFILNEKMPKTFLKSLSNAIGTN; this is translated from the coding sequence ATGAGTAATTATAAATATACCTTAGGAAATAGAACCTACACTTTTAAAAATCTTGCAGATTTAATGGCAAAAGCAACACCAAAACGTTCTGGAGATTTATTAGCAGGTGTTTCAGCTTTATCCTCACAAGAAAGAGTAATAGCTCAGATGAGATTAGCAGAAGTTCCTCTAAAAACTTTTTTAACTGAAGCTTTAATACCTTATGAGAAAGATGAGATTACAAGACTTATAATAGATGAACATGATGAAAAAGCGTTTGAGCCAATTTCACATCTAACAGTGGGAGATTTTAGAAACTGGCTTTTAAGTGATGAAACAACAGAAGAAGTTATAAATAGCATAAGAGCTGGAATCACTCCTGAAATAGTAGCAGCTGTAAGTAAAATCATGAGAAATCAAGATTTGATTTTAGTAGCTAAAAAGTCCCCTGTAGTAACTTCATTTAGAAATACTATTGGTTTAGAAAATCAATTATCAACTAGACTTCAACCAAACCACCCAACTGATGATGTAAGAGGAATTGCAGCAAGTATTTTAGATGGTTTATTATATGGAAATGGTGATGCTGTTATTGGTATAAATCCAGCAACTGATAATGTTGAGCAAACAATTAAACTTCTTAAACTAATGGATGATGTTATACAAAAATATGAGATACCAACACAATCGTGTGTTTTAACGCACGTTACAAATACTATTGAAGCAATTGAGAAAAAAGCTCCAGTTGATTTGGTATTCCAATCTATTGGTGGAACAGAGGCTACAAACTCAAGTTTTGGAGTAAACTTAAGTATCTTAAAAGAGGCTCATGAGGCTGCTCTTTCACTAAACAGAGGTACAGTTGGCAACAATGTAATGTATTTTGAAACAGGTCAAGGAAGCTCACTATCTGCTAATGCAAATTTTGGTTTAGATCAACAAACTTGTGAAGTAAGAGCTTATGCAGTTGCAAAAAAATTCAAACCTCTTTTAGTAAATACCGTTGTGGGATTTATTGGTCCTGAGTATTTATTTGATGGGAAAGAGATTACAAGAGCTGGATTAGAAGATCATTTTTGTGGGAAACTATTAGGTGTTCCTATGGGATGTGACATTTGTTATACAAATCATGCAGATGCAGACCAAAATGATATGGACAATCTATTAACACTTTTAAGTGTTGCAGGGTGCAATTTTATCATGGGAATTCCAGGAAGTGATGACATCATGCTTAACTATCAAACAACCTCTTTCCATGATGCACTTTATGCTAGAAAAGTTTTAGGTTTAAAGCCAGCTCCTGAGTTTACAGCTTGGTTAGAAAAAATGGAAATTTTTAAAAATATGGATAATTTCATCTTAAATGAAAAGATGCCTAAAACATTTTTAAAATCACTATCAAATGCAATTGGGACAAACTAA
- the eutC gene encoding ethanolamine ammonia-lyase subunit EutC — protein sequence MSNIKKANDKQNVIENPWAALREYTDARIGLGRAGVSIPTQESLNFQLAHAQAQDAVHLPLDVETVIEQLENANLYQEIFTPILLHSQAVNRTTYLQRPDLGRRLDKKSIETLTKVNTLKDEKYDLSIVVVDGLSSLAIKENAAIFIKKLIEELNTDKESWNLAPITIVQQGRVAIGDEVGQILNSKTSIVLIGERPGLSSPDSMGLYLTYNPKVGLTDESRNCISNIRIEGLSYEEGIKKAMYLLKESRRLELSGVNLKDRTTQTIIENNINEENFLIK from the coding sequence ATGAGTAATATTAAAAAAGCTAATGATAAGCAAAATGTTATTGAAAACCCATGGGCAGCCCTTAGAGAATATACAGATGCTAGAATTGGTTTAGGAAGAGCAGGAGTTAGTATACCAACCCAAGAGTCACTTAACTTCCAATTAGCTCATGCACAAGCACAAGATGCTGTTCATTTACCTTTAGATGTTGAGACTGTAATTGAACAATTGGAAAATGCAAACCTATATCAAGAGATATTTACACCAATACTACTGCATTCCCAAGCAGTAAATAGAACTACATATTTACAAAGACCAGATTTAGGTAGAAGATTAGATAAAAAATCAATCGAAACATTAACTAAGGTAAATACTTTAAAAGATGAAAAATATGATTTATCTATTGTAGTTGTAGATGGTTTATCTTCCCTTGCAATAAAAGAAAATGCTGCAATTTTTATAAAGAAATTAATTGAAGAATTAAATACTGATAAAGAATCTTGGAACTTAGCTCCAATTACTATTGTTCAACAAGGAAGAGTAGCAATTGGTGATGAAGTGGGACAAATATTAAATTCAAAAACATCCATTGTACTAATTGGTGAGAGACCAGGACTTAGTTCACCTGATAGTATGGGATTGTACTTAACATATAATCCAAAAGTAGGACTCACAGATGAGAGTAGAAACTGTATATCAAATATTAGAATCGAAGGATTATCTTATGAGGAGGGAATAAAAAAGGCGATGTATTTACTAAAAGAGTCTAGAAGACTAGAACTATCAGGTGTAAACCTAAAAGATAGAACAACACAAACAATAATAGAAAACAATATAAATGAAGAAAATTTTTTAATAAAATAA
- the eat gene encoding ethanolamine permease, producing the protein MSNLNQDYLAKRQLKRGTAGWILLAGLGISYVISGDFAGWNFGIAEAGWGGFAIAAGLMALMYFCLVLSLAEMSASIPAAGGGYSFARQVMGPAGGFLTGLAILIEYALAPAAIVIFIGSAVEALTGFNGPIVYALFYAAFIAIHLIGAGEALKTMMVISGLAVFAILATAIALLGDFDSTKLFDIAASADVAGATQMLPLGWYGVWAALPFAMWLFLAVEGVPLAAEEAKDPAKDVPKGIIAAMVFLLFTAALVLFLVPSATGAEAIGKSAVPLVDALNATGNTTLATTVNVLGLAGLIASFFSIIYGYSRLIFALSRAGYLPRFLSLTSKRKTPTWALIVPGVLGFLASLSGEGDLMLAMAVVGATISYALMSLSHILLRVKNPEMPRPYKTPGGTVTSGIAFVLSLVALTGVYAFDPRAFVYTIILYIIGALYYFLYSKNHLVAKTADEEFAMLEQAESDLAHELG; encoded by the coding sequence ATGAGTAATTTGAATCAAGATTATCTTGCTAAGAGACAATTAAAAAGAGGTACTGCTGGTTGGATTTTATTAGCAGGTTTAGGGATTTCATATGTAATTTCAGGGGATTTTGCAGGATGGAACTTTGGTATAGCAGAAGCTGGTTGGGGTGGATTTGCAATCGCAGCAGGTCTTATGGCTTTAATGTATTTTTGTTTAGTATTATCACTTGCTGAGATGTCAGCATCAATCCCTGCTGCTGGTGGTGGATATAGTTTCGCTAGACAAGTTATGGGACCAGCTGGTGGTTTTTTAACTGGTCTTGCCATACTAATTGAGTATGCTTTAGCACCTGCTGCAATTGTAATATTTATCGGTTCTGCTGTTGAAGCCTTAACTGGATTTAATGGTCCTATTGTTTATGCACTATTTTATGCTGCATTTATTGCTATTCATTTAATTGGAGCGGGTGAAGCTCTTAAAACAATGATGGTGATTAGTGGTTTAGCTGTATTTGCAATCTTAGCAACTGCTATTGCTTTATTAGGTGATTTTGATTCAACTAAACTATTTGATATCGCTGCATCTGCTGATGTTGCAGGAGCAACTCAAATGTTACCATTAGGTTGGTATGGTGTATGGGCTGCATTACCATTTGCTATGTGGTTATTCTTAGCTGTTGAAGGTGTCCCATTAGCAGCTGAAGAAGCAAAAGATCCTGCAAAAGATGTACCTAAAGGGATTATCGCTGCTATGGTATTCTTACTATTTACTGCTGCATTAGTACTGTTTTTAGTTCCAAGTGCAACAGGAGCTGAAGCTATTGGTAAAAGTGCTGTTCCTTTAGTAGATGCATTAAATGCAACTGGAAACACCACTTTAGCTACAACTGTTAATGTTTTAGGATTAGCTGGTTTAATTGCATCATTCTTCTCAATTATTTATGGATATAGTAGACTAATTTTTGCCTTATCAAGAGCTGGATATTTACCAAGATTTTTATCACTTACTAGTAAAAGAAAAACTCCAACTTGGGCTTTAATTGTTCCAGGTGTTTTAGGATTTTTAGCTTCTTTAAGTGGTGAAGGTGATTTAATGTTAGCAATGGCAGTTGTAGGTGCAACTATTTCATATGCTTTAATGTCTTTAAGTCATATTTTACTAAGAGTTAAAAACCCAGAGATGCCAAGACCTTATAAAACTCCAGGTGGAACTGTAACATCAGGTATTGCATTTGTTTTATCATTGGTTGCATTAACAGGTGTTTATGCCTTTGATCCAAGAGCCTTTGTTTATACGATTATTCTTTATATAATTGGTGCTTTATATTATTTCTTATATAGTAAAAACCACTTAGTTGCTAAAACAGCAGATGAAGAGTTTGCGATGCTTGAACAAGCTGAGTCTGATTTGGCTCATGAATTAGGTTAA